Proteins encoded within one genomic window of Balneolaceae bacterium:
- a CDS encoding VanZ family protein encodes MIDNAILYCLKNRQFIKVLLILVTLVTLFFTMLPPGQLGNSNLYSYDKLGHFLIFFVWTLLYGLFMFSRKRTEIKLMLILLAGCFFGISVEIFQEILPFNRTMNSYDALADICGSAVAVGILFLIKKRYLTNEMEKQLKKI; translated from the coding sequence ATGATAGACAATGCTATTCTATACTGCCTTAAAAACAGGCAGTTCATAAAGGTTCTATTGATTTTAGTTACACTTGTGACTCTCTTTTTCACCATGCTTCCACCAGGCCAACTGGGAAATTCTAACCTTTACAGCTACGATAAGCTGGGACATTTTCTAATCTTTTTTGTGTGGACTCTGCTCTATGGGCTCTTTATGTTTTCAAGAAAACGAACTGAAATAAAGTTGATGTTGATCTTATTAGCCGGCTGTTTTTTTGGAATTTCAGTAGAAATATTTCAGGAAATTTTACCTTTTAACCGAACCATGAACAGCTACGACGCCCTGGCAGACATATGCGGAAGCGCAGTAGCTGTAGGAATTCTATTTTTGATAAAAAAAAGGTATCTGACCAACGAAATGGAGAAACAACTAAAAAAAATCTAA
- a CDS encoding response regulator transcription factor, whose protein sequence is MVHVKTDLQATTMGKVHVLVAESFDIYKHGLESILNSSNKVQLENVCRSGKELIKHFKKNPAAVCLVSSGIPDMNIHDLMTELEKAAEEPPVIVLTHSTELTHLNQSLKAGVKGYLTKNAPEEELIDAIIEVNQGRQAFGKSASQMMIGKYADSAKKTAGKGKKLITKREKEIVKLIVQGYTSAEIANLLFISPRTVETHRSNLMNKLNLKNTAALVRFAMEENID, encoded by the coding sequence TTGGTACATGTAAAGACGGACCTACAGGCTACCACGATGGGCAAAGTTCATGTATTAGTTGCGGAAAGTTTCGATATCTACAAGCACGGATTGGAATCTATCCTGAACTCCTCCAATAAAGTTCAACTGGAAAATGTATGCAGATCCGGGAAAGAGCTCATCAAACATTTCAAAAAAAATCCTGCTGCCGTTTGTCTTGTCTCGTCCGGAATACCCGATATGAATATCCATGATTTGATGACGGAGCTGGAAAAAGCCGCAGAAGAACCGCCCGTTATTGTATTAACCCATTCCACTGAACTCACACATCTTAATCAATCATTAAAAGCCGGAGTGAAAGGGTATCTTACAAAAAATGCACCGGAAGAAGAGTTGATAGATGCAATTATTGAGGTTAATCAGGGAAGGCAGGCATTTGGAAAATCTGCTTCCCAAATGATGATTGGCAAGTATGCCGACAGCGCAAAAAAAACTGCCGGAAAAGGCAAAAAGCTGATTACGAAGCGAGAGAAAGAGATTGTTAAGTTAATTGTACAGGGATATACAAGTGCTGAGATCGCCAACTTGTTGTTTATCAGTCCGAGAACTGTTGAGACTCATCGCTCCAACCTGATGAACAAACTCAACTTAAAAAATACAGCTGCACTTGTTCGGTTTGCAATGGAAGAGAATATAGACTAA
- the proS gene encoding proline--tRNA ligase, translating into MAKRITNRKDDYSQWYLDVVKEAKLADHSPVRGSMVIRPNGFALWENMKGALDQMFKDTGHENAYFPLFIPKSFLSKEAQHVEGFAKECAVVTHSRLKSVDGGVEVDPESKLEEELIVRPTSETIIWDSYRNWIQSYRDLPILINQWANVVRWEMRTRLFLRTMEFLWQEGHTAHATKEEAVEETERMLEVYKTFAQDYMAMPVKTGVKTASERFAGAVDTYCIEALMQDGKALQAGTSHFLGQNFAKAFDVKFQDTDGEHKYVWATSWGVSTRLIGGLIMTHSDDQGLVLPPKLAPTQVVVVPIYRNDDQRAEVLDYADPLIKELRDKGVSVKLDDRENQQPGYKFAEHEAAGIPLRVAVGPRDVKNGNLELARRDTLDKNIISKEGAAEHIADLLETIQTDLFNSAKERTENETRHVDSYDQFKEEIEDGGFIYAHWDGTEETEAKIKDETKATIRLIPLDNDSEPGKCMVTGKESSQKVLFARSY; encoded by the coding sequence ATGGCGAAACGTATCACGAACAGAAAAGACGATTATTCACAATGGTATTTAGATGTAGTAAAAGAAGCGAAGCTGGCCGACCACTCCCCGGTCCGCGGCTCTATGGTGATACGTCCGAACGGTTTTGCCCTGTGGGAAAATATGAAGGGTGCGCTGGACCAGATGTTCAAAGATACCGGCCATGAAAATGCTTATTTCCCTCTGTTTATCCCAAAATCATTTCTTTCGAAAGAGGCCCAGCATGTTGAGGGTTTTGCTAAGGAGTGTGCGGTGGTTACTCACAGCCGGTTAAAAAGTGTAGATGGCGGCGTGGAGGTCGATCCTGAATCAAAACTGGAAGAGGAGTTGATTGTGCGGCCCACATCAGAAACGATTATCTGGGATTCGTACCGAAACTGGATTCAATCCTATCGTGATCTGCCGATTTTGATTAACCAATGGGCAAATGTGGTTCGCTGGGAGATGCGCACGCGGCTTTTCCTCCGAACGATGGAATTTTTATGGCAGGAAGGCCACACGGCACACGCAACTAAAGAAGAAGCCGTAGAAGAAACAGAAAGAATGCTGGAGGTTTACAAAACGTTTGCCCAGGATTATATGGCCATGCCTGTAAAAACGGGTGTTAAGACCGCCTCAGAAAGATTTGCAGGTGCGGTGGACACCTATTGTATAGAAGCCCTGATGCAGGATGGAAAAGCATTGCAGGCGGGAACATCTCACTTTTTAGGTCAAAATTTCGCGAAGGCATTTGATGTTAAATTCCAGGATACCGACGGCGAGCATAAATATGTTTGGGCCACAAGCTGGGGCGTTTCAACCCGACTGATCGGTGGTTTGATTATGACGCATTCGGATGACCAGGGGCTTGTACTCCCCCCTAAACTTGCACCTACGCAAGTCGTTGTTGTGCCTATTTACAGGAATGATGATCAACGCGCTGAAGTGCTCGATTATGCCGATCCGCTTATTAAGGAACTACGAGACAAAGGCGTATCTGTGAAACTGGATGATCGCGAAAATCAGCAACCCGGCTATAAATTTGCCGAGCACGAAGCGGCCGGAATTCCGCTGCGGGTTGCAGTGGGTCCCCGTGATGTGAAGAACGGAAATTTGGAACTGGCGAGACGAGATACGCTCGACAAAAATATTATCAGCAAGGAAGGAGCTGCAGAGCATATTGCTGATCTGTTGGAGACGATTCAAACGGATCTGTTTAATTCAGCGAAAGAACGAACCGAGAACGAAACCCGGCACGTTGATTCGTACGATCAATTCAAAGAGGAGATAGAAGATGGCGGTTTTATTTATGCTCACTGGGATGGCACTGAAGAAACCGAAGCAAAAATTAAAGATGAGACGAAAGCAACCATCCGATTGATCCCTCTCGATAACGATTCCGAACCGGGTAAATGTATGGTAACAGGTAAAGAATCATCACAAAAAGTACTTTTCGCACGTTCATATTAA
- a CDS encoding NAD(P)H-hydrate epimerase — protein sequence MADKLNIPVDCKLSTAEQSREMDSKTINEFGIEGFTLMELAASSAAGHIRSLRGDEKKGLYICGKGNNAGDALAAARYLINDAQHSAMFFFVLGDDDLSPDAETNLSLLKKLKDFGADIEWIDSLEKIDERDFDYIVDGIFGTGLNSDLRGDLPDIVEKMNAFSKPIYSMDIPSGLHADSGEIMGGCVEADYTFTFGANKIGLHWKSARNYTGKVVFCNLPFPSNYRKWDAALINKKLTDSLPAIERMARHKYDGGVVHIMAGSEGLTGAAIMAAKSSWKQGAGAVFLYAPKALLPIYESTLPNIIKIGLGDHSDHYFRKDHANQIKENISNKEGVLLAGPGIGRNSETGDCLISVLKEQNRPVILDADGLSFWEKIESSDITPRQKKRWLLTPHIGEAKNYLGADFKNDFQRFTWTKEFTKQAQVSLLLKGNPSILSFENSASYITGYDTSMFSRAGFGDVLSGALAANLSICENPELAAVSALYNGYKNSQEPGSNKPFGPEHLL from the coding sequence ATGGCTGATAAACTTAACATACCGGTTGATTGCAAACTCTCCACGGCAGAACAGTCGCGAGAGATGGATTCAAAAACCATCAATGAATTTGGTATTGAGGGTTTTACGCTGATGGAGTTGGCGGCCTCTTCTGCTGCCGGTCATATCAGGAGCCTCCGGGGGGATGAGAAAAAGGGATTGTACATCTGCGGAAAAGGTAACAATGCCGGTGATGCCCTGGCAGCAGCACGATACCTGATCAATGATGCCCAACACAGCGCAATGTTCTTTTTTGTTTTGGGAGATGATGATCTCTCCCCGGATGCTGAAACCAACCTGTCGCTGCTAAAAAAATTGAAAGATTTCGGTGCCGATATTGAATGGATCGACAGCTTGGAAAAAATTGATGAACGCGACTTTGATTACATAGTTGATGGCATATTTGGCACAGGACTGAATAGCGACCTTCGCGGAGATCTTCCTGATATTGTTGAGAAAATGAACGCATTCTCAAAACCGATCTATTCGATGGATATTCCATCCGGTTTGCACGCAGATTCAGGCGAAATTATGGGGGGATGCGTAGAAGCCGACTATACATTCACTTTTGGAGCCAATAAAATTGGTTTACACTGGAAGAGTGCTCGAAATTATACCGGGAAAGTAGTTTTCTGTAACCTGCCATTCCCATCGAATTATAGAAAATGGGATGCCGCTCTTATCAATAAAAAACTAACAGATTCGCTGCCTGCAATTGAGAGAATGGCCCGGCACAAATATGATGGCGGGGTTGTTCACATCATGGCCGGTTCGGAAGGTTTGACCGGAGCTGCAATAATGGCTGCAAAAAGTTCCTGGAAGCAAGGAGCCGGTGCTGTTTTCCTGTATGCTCCTAAGGCACTTCTGCCAATCTACGAGAGTACACTTCCGAATATCATTAAAATAGGTTTGGGAGATCATTCCGATCACTATTTCAGAAAAGATCATGCCAATCAAATCAAAGAAAATATCAGCAATAAAGAAGGTGTATTGTTGGCGGGTCCGGGAATTGGCAGAAATTCTGAAACCGGTGATTGTTTGATTTCAGTATTAAAAGAGCAAAATAGACCTGTAATTTTAGATGCCGATGGACTCTCTTTTTGGGAAAAAATTGAGTCATCTGATATTACGCCTCGTCAAAAAAAGAGATGGCTGCTAACACCTCATATTGGGGAGGCAAAAAATTACCTTGGAGCAGATTTTAAAAATGATTTTCAGAGATTTACGTGGACAAAGGAATTTACGAAACAAGCACAAGTTTCACTTCTGCTTAAAGGCAACCCGTCAATTTTGTCATTTGAAAATTCTGCGAGCTATATAACCGGTTACGACACCTCCATGTTCTCAAGAGCAGGATTTGGGGATGTTCTTTCCGGAGCGTTGGCTGCAAATTTGTCTATCTGCGAAAACCCGGAACTTGCTGCTGTATCTGCACTTTACAACGGGTATAAAAATTCACAAGAACCTGGCAGCAACAAGCCGTTTGGTCCTGAACATTTACTATGA